CTAAACTCGGAGAGGATCGAACGCGAGAGCCGCTCTTTGATTCGGTTGGAGctcagctcctcgacggtCGTGTACGTGCTCGGCGAAAAGGGTTGTTgaaggcgcgcagcgcttGTGTGAATGCTACGGGCAACTGCAGGAAGGCACCAcggcgtggcgcggcgTAGTGGTAGCATCTTAGTGTGATGCAATCTACAGCGCGGGGACACGGTCACACAATGTGGGGTAGGCCGACTCGCGACCCAACTATTTAGTCATGAGTCCTGATTACCAAGCATGCTGGCTAAACCCTGGCGATCGAGAGGGTGTACCATTGGCAATCCTGATAGGGTCGAGGGGATCTTGGATTATTATGCAAAGGGCTTCTGACGACTGGCCCAATTTCTTTGGCAGGACTGAAGGCGTTATGTAATGTTGCCCCGGGCGAAAAGGCGGGCGAATAAGGTGTGTGCAATTGCCGAAATGTTGGCAGCTTCCGTGCACGGGCACCAACGCTAGAATGCAGGGTATGGGCCAAGTGGCGACTCGAGGGTATATAAAAGACGTGCTTAGTTGCTTATAGAGTCCCTTACAAACCATATTAAAGCCATGGTTGAAGTCATCACCAAATACGGACCGAATGGCGACCCGCAGCAGACCGGCGGTGAGGGTCTTTTGACCACCGACCAGGGTGTGACCATTGCGGACAACCAGAACAGCCTCAGCAGTGGCTCGCGCGGACccacgctgctcgaggactTCATTCTGCGTGAAAAGATCTTCCACTTCGACCATGAGCGCATCCCTGAGCGCATTGTGCACGCACGTGGTTCGGCAGCCCACGGCTACTTCGAGGCTACTGCCGACATTAGGCACTTGAGCAAGGCCGACGTGTTCAAGAAAGGAACCAAGACGCCTGTCTTTACCCGCCTGTCCACTGTAGCCGGCGGTGCTGGCTCGGTGGATACGCCACGCGACGTCCGTGGCTTTGCTACCAAGTTCTACACCAATGAGGGTATTTGGGACTTGGTTTGCAATGACATTCCTGTTTTCTTCGTGCAGGATGCCATAAAATTCCCTGACCTGGTTCACGCCGTCAAGATGGAGGCCAACACGGGCTTCCCCCAGGCGGGCTCGGCCCACGACACGTTCTGGGACTGGGCCTCGCTCATGCCCGAGTCGACACACATGCAGTTCTGGGCCATGTCCGACCGTGGAATTCCGCGCTCTCTCCGCATGGTGGAAGGCTTCGGTATTCACACTTTCCAACTCGTCAATGACAAGGGCGAGTCGCATTTCGTCAAGTTCCACTGGAAGCCGAAGCTCGGTGTGCAGTCCACGCTCTGGGACGAGGCTGTAAAGCTCCAGGGTGCCGACAACGACTTCCACCGCAAGGACCTGTATATGTCCATTGCCTCGGGTCAATACCCTGAATGGAATCTGGGTATCCAGGTTTTCGACGCTGAATTCGCCAATGCGCAGCCGTACGATGTGCTGGACGCCACGAAGCTGATCCCAGAGGAGGACGTTCCCGTGCAGATTATTGGTCGCATGGTGCTGGACCGTAACCCGGACAACCTCTTCGCAGAGACGGAGCAGGTGGCTTTCTGCCCCTCCCACATCGTGCCTGGTATCGACTTCTCTGACGACCCCCTTCTGCAGGGCCGTCTGTTCTCCTACCTTGACACGCAAAAGTCGCGTCTGGGTACCGCCAACTTCCACCAGCTTCCCATCAACCAGCCCAAGTCGCCGGTGAACAACTtccagcgcgacggcaTGATGCAGATGAACGTGCCCAAGGGCCGTGCCAACTACGAGCCCAACAGCTTGAACGAGGTGAACGAGCCGACAGGACCCCGTGTTTGCCCATTCGCTGGATTCCGTACCACGAGTGTTCCTACGGGCCCTAGGGAGACTGGTCCAAAGCTTCGcagccgcgacgagcgcttCGCGGATCACCACAGCCAGGCCCGCATGTACTGGAAATCTCTCACGAAGGCCGAGCAGACGCACTGTGTGGGCGGTTTCGTGTTCGAGCTTTCCCAGGTCAGCCTCCCGCACGTCCCGCCGCGCATTGTTGCAAACCTGCGCAACGTGGACGAGGAAATGGCGGCCCGTGTTGCTACGGGACTGGGCATTGACCTCCCGGAGAAGGCCCCGGTTGCTAAGCAACCAATTGATATGAAGCCGAGCCCGGCGGTGTCGATTCACCGCAACACTAAGCCTACCATCGAGGGACGCCGCATCGGTATCTTGGTGACGGATGACAGCGATGGTAGCGAGATCGAGAGCGTCGTGAAGGCCGTCGAAGCAAAGGGCGGACAGGCCACGCTGGTAGCCCCTCGCGCTCATTCGATTGTGCTCAAGGGTGGAAAGAAGATTTCCGCAGGTGGCCTGCTGTCGGGAACGCCGTCTGTTGTGTTTGACGCAGTGGCTGTCATTGTCTCTGAAACGggagcgcagcagctccttTCGGAGatcgcggcggtgcagtGGGTAATGGATGCATTTGGCCACCTTAAGGCCATTGGTTCATCCAAGGCAGCGCAGCCGCTGCTGGAGAAGGCGAGCATCAACCCCGATGAAGGTGTGACTGACCTTGGCGATGACTTCATCACTGCTGCCGGCAAGCGCTTCTGGGACCGTGAGCCGTCCGTGCGCGCTCTTCCTTAAATTTCTAAAGAGCCTCAGGTCAAAGGCGCAATACGATGTTTACGATACTGCATAATGTATTGTAATCGGAATAACACTTGGCTTTCCAATCGTGGTCTTTATATGATATGAACATGTCCTAGGATTGAAAGCCACGTTCTTTCTTGGTCTTACAAGCAGCATAGTAATGTTGCTAGGAATATAACGTGAACAGTAACATTTGAATCATCTAGGACATTTCAGGTACATCTAGTTCACTTTGccctgcagctcctcgcgaCGCGACTTGCTGTTCGGGTCAAAGTAAGGACGCTCTCCACAGGACACTGCACGGACACCAGAGCGAGGACCGATGTCGAAATAGTCGGGCGTCGCAGCGTGGTAGGTCGAGCGGTTGTCCCAAATAGCAAGGTCGTTCTTGCTCCAGCGGTAGCGGACCTGCGTAGTGTGATTCTGAGTGACGAGGTCACGGACGTATTTCTTGATCAGGTCGCTTTCATCACGGCTAACATCCTTGATATGGTCAAGGTGCTGGCCGAAGCCAAGGATAGACTTCCATCCAGTAACGGGGTTTGTACGGATGAAAGGATGTTCGGCAGACAGGTGCGTGTCGACGTTTTCAGCTGCACCACGAGGACCCGGGTGCAACGGATAGCCGTGCTCCTTGGCGGACCTCAGGAAACCAGGAGGATAAAAGAAACCAGTGAGACCCTCCAGGAGCTTTTTGAAAGGTGCAGAAAGAAGGTCAAACGTTTCGTAACCACTTGCCCAGAGAGTATCACCTCCAGTGTGAGGCAGGGTGTGCACTTTCAAGGAAGTGTAGTCAGCAGGGACAGGCTCAAAGGTAATGTCACTGTGCCATTCATCGGCTCCAGAGCGCGGAGCCACACCAAGCGACCGGTGCAAGTTGCTCGAAATAACACTAATTTCGAGATCGTTGTTCCGAGTGCCTTTGTCGTCGACAACCGAGTCCTGGCTCTCGCGTTGAGAGTTGTACACAGGGTGGATGTGAAGACCAGACGTTGCAGGCTTACCGGTAAGATGTCCCAGGCGATCAGTGAGATATTTTTGATCCTCAGGTGAGAGTTCTTGGCCTTTGAAAAAGACAACTCCGCGACGGGAAATGGTAATCGCCAGGTCACGGATTAGCTCATCTGCCTTCTCGTTATGGATGATGTCCTTGAGCTGAGCCGTAGGGTACACCCGTCCAATGGCAGGAGTCAACTCCTCAAACTTATACTGGCCATCCAGAATGCCAGTGGTCTTGAGGGGTGCACGGATAGGAATAGATGATTCAGTGTCAGGAATGTGCGCCTGACTGCCTTTCGTAACTACAGCGCTTCCGTTTTCCTGAGAGCTAACTTGAACCGCGGGGGCCATGATTGTATGTATAGTAGAGACTGTATTCAAGGTCCCCTTTTTATATTTCCCGTGCAACAGCCCACTTTCAGCCAAAGCACCTCACCTAAGTACCTATGTTGCAACATGTACCCCGCAATCACGACAAACTTTAAACATCGAACCTCCACATGATGCAAATCTCGATCCATAACGTCACCTAATCTCTTGCGTGACAGGCCAGCTGACAATAAGTAGTGGACCATATGAACATGGATGTATCTTTAGATTTCTTCAATGGCTTTTAGGAGAGGCGATATTAAACGAGTTGCTGTTATCGGCGCTGGGCCCTCAGGTGCTATCGCACTAGACAGCCTTGTCCGTGAGCGAGCGTTTGATGACGTCCGGGTGTTTGAACGCCGTGAGAAAGCTGGAGGAGTATGGTAGGTCGTATTTCGCTCATTATAGGATTGATGATGGTCTACTTGTAAAGCAAGGCCTTCCGACTGGAATCCACCGTGAACAAGACATCGACCCTCCACTCATTCCCCCAGCGTCAGTTCCGGCCAAGACGGAGAAATGTGATCAAAATCGTTATGATTCCACTCCAATTTATTCGTACTTGGAGACTAATATTGATGCACACGTAATGGAGTTCACTCAGGAGCCTATTCCAGACCAGCCAACGCCAGAATCAATCGCCAGGTTCGGGCCTAATACTCCCTTCCGTCATCATTCTGTGATTCAAAAATACGTGGAGGGCCTATTTGAGCGCAATGACTACCAAACGCACGTTGAATACAATGTGACAGTTGAAAGTGTTGTCAAGCAAGGAAATGAATGGGTATTGACACTTCGCCGATCCGAACTCGAGCACGATTTCTGGTGGCAGGAGCACTTCGACGCTGTTGCCGTATGCTCTGGGCATTACAGTGTCCCATTCATCCCTGACATTCCTGGGCTGTCGGAAATGGCTTCGTTATATCCTGGTAGCGTGGAGCATACAAAGTCGTTCCGCCACAGAGAAGATTATCGCAATTTGAACGTCGTCATCGTCGGTGGAAATATTTCGGCCATGGACGCTGCCTTTGACATTGTGGACTGTGCGAAACACGTCGGAGTAGCAATGAGGGGGAAGCCACATCCATATTTCACGGATACAGTTTTCACTCACCCTTTCATTTATCGCCACTCGGGTATAGATCACATCGTGCCTGAGGATAGAAGTGTTCATTATCTCGATGGGACTATCCAGTCAAATGTGGACAAAATCATACTCGGAACTGGATATAGATTCAGTCTCCCATTCTTACAGCAGAAAAATGTCCTCAACAATCGTATTCATGGAATATTTCAACACGTTGTTGACATCCACGATCCCTCCTTGGCCTTTATTGGCGCAGTCTCTGCCGGTCTGACATTCAAAACATTTGAATGGCAAGCTGTCCTTGCGAGTCGCTTATGGTCCGGGCGTTGTGCTTTGCCTAGCACCGAGGAACAATACAAATGGGAACAGGACCGTGTCAAAGAAAGAGGAGACAGTATAAAGTTCACGGTCCAATATCCCGATTTTGAAGAGTACTTCAATACGGTGAGGGATTTGGCTGGGAACGAAGGCCCGGGTCGAAAGCTTCCTAAATTTGACCACTCTTGGGAAGAAAGATTTAATGCATGCATAAAGTTGCGCATTTCTCGGTGGATCGCGGATATCGAAAGAGCCCACAAGGCAAAGAGCGACGCACAAGACCAAAAGTACCTTCATTTATAGAAACAATAATACAGACTGGACACAAAGAGCCCTTCTCGAATACATTATCTCTTGTAATACTGGCATCCTCTATCTAAACTTCAAGGAGTTCTACCTCCGTTACACTTTTTACCAGGCCATCTAAGAGGCAATGAGCACATAATTGAATAAAAAATTGATCGTGTCAATATAGTTGCTACTTCGTTTAAACTAAGCCGAGACAGTCTTAGGCAACGGTTTCTGCTGGGTGTCATTGTACAGAGTAACATGATGACCGGCAATAATTTCGTGGTGATGACCATCGTCACCCAGCGTGGAGTGCTTTTGGCCGTAGCGGGAGATCCTAAGAGCGTTCCACTCCTGAGAAGTCGGAATAGGTTCTCCCTTGCGAATGCGCTCGTCCCAGAAGTTGTGACTCTTGTAAGCCTCTTGCGCAACAGGAGAATCCTCAATCGGAAGAAGCTTAACGTCGTTATCGAACATGGCAAAGTAGAGGACATTTAGGCGGCGGTACTGCAGCTGGTCTTCCGGAGGCGCAATGACACGGTGAATAGTAGCACGGAGATATCCACCCGACAGGAAATGCAGCGAATCACCAAGGTTGACAATCAGTGCATTAGGCTTGTGGCGAACAGTGCGCCAGACGTCGTCCTTCCCAAGGACCTGCAGGGAAGCAATGGGCTGCGACCACAAGATAGTGACGCTGCCAAAGTCCGTGTGGCCCTGGATGCGCACGCCTTTAGAGGCAACATCATCTTCCTTAGGAGGTTTGTTGACAAGCATGTAACGGAGGAAATCGTCACCCTCCGTCTCGTAGTT
The sequence above is a segment of the Malassezia japonica chromosome 6, complete sequence genome. Coding sequences within it:
- a CDS encoding uncharacterized protein (EggNog:ENOG503NTVZ; COG:E) → TKGSQAHIPDTESSIPIRAPLKTTGILDGQYKFEELTPAIGRVYPTAQLKDIIHNEKADELIRDLAITISRRGVVFFKGQELSPEDQKYLTDRLGHLTGKPATSGLHIHPVYNSQRESQDSVVDDKGTRNNDLEISVISSNLHRSLGVAPRSGADEWHSDITFEPVPADYTSLKVHTLPHTGGDTLWASGYETFDLLSAPFKKLLEGLTGFFYPPGFLRSAKEHGYPLHPGPRGAAENVDTHLSAEHPFIRTNPVTGWKSILGFGQHLDHIKDVSRDESDLIKKYVRDLVTQNHTTQVRYRWSKNDLAIWDNRSTYHAATPDYFDIGPRSGVRAVSCGERPYFDPNSKSRREELQGKVN